In a genomic window of Pedobacter sp. KBS0701:
- a CDS encoding M1 family metallopeptidase, whose protein sequence is MNKLFTLTGLLFLSGSFAMAQNIQNNPGSNHGNKFEQLGTILPTPNEQRTASGAPGVKYWQQRADYNIKCELDEKNLLLTGSETVSYTNNSPDPLTYIWLQLDENEHSTDKNANYQDATRMPTAGSIQSLDELSSKANNGNGINITKLTDATGKNLKYTVNKTMMRVDLPVALRTGQKFIFNIDWNYKITDRMSVGGRGGYEFFPADGNYLFTMTQWYPRLCVYSDFQGWQNHQFTGRGEFALTFGDFKVQMTVPADHLVGSTGECINYSAVLSPTQLSRYNAAKTATAPVEIQTLAEAKIAETKKSTAKKTWVFNASNVRDFAWTSSRKFIWDAMPQKIQANNNTVMCMSFYGKEAYNLYSKFSTRAVAHTIKTYSDFTIPYPYPVAQSIEAANGMEYPMICFNYGRTDTDGTYSESTKNGMLGVIIHEVGHNFFPMIVNSDERQWTWMDEGLNSFVEYLTEELWDNKFPSKKGPAYTIVDYMKLPKDELEPIMTNSENIARFGPNAYSKPATGLNILRETIMGRELFDYAFKEYARRWAFKHPQPADLFRTMEDASGEDLDWFWRGWFYGTEPCDISLDSVKFAKADFPKELPAARSRMMKIDKPMVNAFEDISKIRNREDKKISFYVDKNTAAQDFYYKYDRGMVTVDTTISTKTNLPFSADVVPEAEKGKYDNKFLYELSFSNKGGLVMPIIVEFTYKDGTKELDRIPAQIWRHNELKTAKFYVKDKEVASILIDPLLETADIDTSNNVWGGKGKESKFKAYKMKASTTVRGQSVGKNPMQAAAGK, encoded by the coding sequence ATGAATAAACTATTTACTTTAACCGGCCTGCTATTCCTTTCTGGAAGTTTTGCTATGGCTCAAAATATTCAGAATAACCCCGGGAGCAACCATGGGAATAAATTTGAGCAGTTGGGTACCATTTTACCAACACCAAACGAACAACGTACAGCCAGCGGGGCGCCTGGGGTTAAATATTGGCAGCAACGTGCCGATTACAATATCAAATGTGAGCTGGATGAAAAAAATCTGTTACTTACGGGATCTGAAACCGTAAGCTATACCAATAATTCTCCTGACCCTTTAACCTATATCTGGTTACAGCTTGATGAAAATGAGCATAGCACCGATAAGAACGCAAACTATCAGGATGCAACCAGAATGCCAACCGCAGGAAGTATCCAGTCTTTAGATGAGCTGAGCTCGAAAGCAAACAATGGCAATGGGATCAATATCACCAAACTAACAGATGCTACTGGTAAAAACCTGAAATATACGGTTAATAAAACCATGATGAGGGTTGATTTACCGGTAGCTTTAAGAACCGGACAGAAATTTATCTTTAATATAGACTGGAACTACAAAATTACCGACAGGATGAGCGTTGGTGGCCGTGGTGGTTATGAGTTCTTCCCGGCAGATGGCAATTACCTGTTTACCATGACACAATGGTACCCACGTTTGTGTGTGTACAGCGATTTTCAAGGCTGGCAGAACCATCAGTTTACAGGAAGAGGTGAGTTTGCTTTAACTTTTGGCGATTTTAAAGTCCAGATGACCGTTCCTGCTGATCACCTTGTTGGCTCAACTGGCGAATGTATCAACTACAGCGCAGTTTTAAGTCCTACGCAGTTGAGCAGGTACAATGCTGCAAAAACCGCAACTGCACCTGTCGAGATTCAAACTTTGGCTGAAGCTAAAATAGCAGAAACCAAAAAATCAACCGCTAAAAAAACCTGGGTTTTCAACGCCAGTAATGTTCGCGATTTTGCATGGACTTCTTCCCGTAAATTTATCTGGGATGCTATGCCACAAAAAATTCAGGCCAACAACAATACCGTAATGTGTATGAGTTTTTATGGAAAAGAAGCTTACAACCTGTACAGTAAATTTTCTACACGTGCAGTAGCGCATACGATAAAAACCTATTCAGATTTTACCATTCCTTACCCTTACCCGGTTGCACAAAGTATTGAAGCAGCCAATGGGATGGAATATCCGATGATTTGTTTTAACTATGGCCGTACGGATACAGATGGAACTTATAGCGAAAGCACCAAAAACGGAATGCTTGGTGTAATTATCCATGAGGTTGGGCACAACTTTTTTCCGATGATTGTAAACAGCGACGAACGTCAATGGACCTGGATGGACGAAGGTTTGAACTCCTTTGTTGAATATTTAACCGAAGAGCTTTGGGATAACAAATTCCCAAGTAAAAAAGGACCTGCCTACACCATTGTTGATTATATGAAACTGCCTAAAGATGAGTTAGAACCCATTATGACCAACTCGGAGAACATTGCTCGTTTTGGCCCAAATGCTTATTCAAAACCAGCTACAGGTCTGAATATACTTCGCGAAACCATTATGGGCAGAGAACTATTCGATTACGCATTTAAAGAATATGCTAGAAGATGGGCTTTCAAACATCCTCAGCCGGCAGATCTTTTCCGTACTATGGAAGATGCCAGTGGCGAAGATTTAGATTGGTTTTGGCGAGGTTGGTTTTATGGAACCGAGCCTTGCGACATTTCCTTAGATAGTGTGAAATTTGCTAAAGCAGACTTCCCTAAAGAGCTTCCGGCGGCAAGATCGAGAATGATGAAAATTGATAAACCGATGGTAAATGCTTTTGAGGATATTTCAAAAATCAGAAACCGTGAAGACAAGAAAATTAGCTTTTATGTAGATAAAAATACTGCAGCACAGGATTTTTATTATAAATACGATAGAGGAATGGTGACTGTAGATACTACAATATCTACCAAAACAAATCTTCCGTTTTCTGCAGATGTTGTTCCGGAAGCAGAAAAAGGAAAGTACGATAATAAGTTCTTATACGAATTAAGTTTTAGCAATAAGGGAGGTTTGGTGATGCCAATCATTGTAGAATTTACCTATAAGGATGGTACAAAAGAACTTGACCGTATTCCGGCACAAATATGGAGACATAATGAATTGAAAACCGCTAAATTTTATGTAAAAGATAAAGAAGTGGCTTCTATTTTAATAGATCCTTTGCTCGAAACTGCTGATATTGATACCTCAAATAACGTATGGGGAGGCAAAGGAAAAGAAAGCAAGTTTAAGGCTTACAAAATGAAGGCAAGTACTACTGTAAGGGGCCAGTCGGTTGGTAAAAATCCAATGCAGGCAGCTGCAGGGAAATAA
- a CDS encoding DUF6702 family protein: MHRLKYILLLLCCACCSVKAGIKHPLHVSTTEVNFNAKDKTLEISCKIFSDDFESILAKLYKQKTDLSNPNMKGTMDELVKKYLLSHLQLKANGKAVSMNYIGFEIDHEATNIYLEVEKVAAIKSVEVNDTILYDMFDDQMSIVHVVKGANRKSTKILYPEKKFTANF, translated from the coding sequence ATGCATAGATTAAAATATATCCTTTTGTTATTATGCTGTGCCTGCTGTTCGGTTAAAGCAGGAATAAAACATCCTTTACATGTAAGCACAACTGAAGTAAACTTTAATGCAAAGGATAAAACTTTAGAAATAAGCTGCAAAATCTTTTCAGACGATTTCGAGTCAATTTTAGCCAAATTATACAAACAGAAAACCGATCTGAGCAATCCGAATATGAAAGGTACGATGGATGAGTTGGTGAAAAAATACCTGCTTTCTCATTTACAGCTAAAAGCCAATGGCAAAGCTGTTTCCATGAACTATATTGGATTTGAAATCGATCATGAGGCTACTAATATTTACCTGGAAGTTGAAAAAGTTGCAGCCATAAAATCTGTTGAAGTTAACGACACGATTTTATACGATATGTTTGATGATCAGATGAGTATAGTACATGTAGTGAAAGGTGCCAATCGTAAAAGTACTAAGATCCTTTATCCTGAGAAGAAATTCACGGCAAACTTTTAA
- a CDS encoding HupE/UreJ family protein has protein sequence MPLQDFIFYFKLGWEHIISADALDHQLFILALVAIYSYVNLKQVLILVTAFTIGHSFTLLLSVLDMIRFDSKWVEFLIPCTIVITAISNLFRKNFSLKSIKINYFLALGFGLIHGMGFANSIRIMLAKDQNIGWGLFGFNVGLEAGQIFMVIIILLITFFIFNYTRIKRISWVLFISAAVFSLALKMALERIPF, from the coding sequence ATGCCGTTGCAAGATTTTATATTTTATTTTAAACTGGGTTGGGAGCATATTATCAGTGCCGACGCTTTAGATCACCAGCTGTTTATTTTGGCCCTGGTAGCTATTTACAGTTATGTTAATTTAAAGCAGGTGCTTATATTGGTTACAGCCTTTACTATCGGCCATTCATTTACCTTACTTTTAAGCGTATTGGATATGATCAGGTTTGATAGTAAGTGGGTAGAATTTTTAATCCCATGTACCATTGTCATTACAGCAATAAGTAATTTGTTCAGAAAGAATTTCTCCTTAAAATCTATCAAGATCAATTACTTTTTGGCATTGGGTTTTGGATTGATCCATGGCATGGGTTTCGCCAATTCCATCAGGATCATGCTGGCAAAAGACCAGAACATTGGCTGGGGATTATTCGGCTTTAATGTAGGACTTGAGGCAGGGCAGATTTTTATGGTGATTATCATTTTATTGATTACTTTTTTTATTTTCAATTACACCCGCATAAAACGTATAAGTTGGGTTTTATTTATATCAGCAGCCGTATTTAGCCTGGCTTTAAAAATGGCTTTAGAACGAATTCCTTTTTAA
- a CDS encoding ATP-binding protein → MLIIRNLAAQLKHKLKKSPAIAILGPRQVGKTTLAKSLSSDYMYLDMENPRDVAKLQDAYTFLESLQDYTVIIDEVQLLPDLFSLLRPLIDAKRTPGRFILLGSASPELVKGVSETLAGRISYNELYPIGLTELPEELNFEQHWFRGGFPESILAETDLLSKEWIDDFIVSYVERDLAKMFNVDLAPTLLRNFWSMLAHLNGNLFNGESFARSLGVSAPTVNKYLDFLEGGFLIRRLQPWFVNAKKRLIKSPKTYIRDTGILHRLLNIPGYNDLFGHPAIGASWEGYVIEQIYQMKAKQTDLFFYRTQTEAECDLILVQGITPIACIEIKLSNAPTVSKGFVSCIKDLEPKYKYIITPKSETYRISNDITVINLKNFLVNVLPQIQ, encoded by the coding sequence ATGCTAATTATCAGAAATCTTGCAGCACAGTTAAAGCATAAGCTTAAAAAGTCTCCTGCAATCGCAATTCTCGGGCCACGGCAGGTTGGAAAAACTACTTTAGCAAAGAGTTTAAGCAGCGATTACATGTACCTTGATATGGAAAATCCCAGGGATGTGGCTAAGCTACAGGATGCCTATACTTTTTTAGAAAGCTTGCAAGATTATACCGTAATTATTGATGAGGTTCAATTATTACCGGATTTGTTTTCTCTATTACGCCCTTTAATTGATGCAAAAAGAACTCCTGGAAGATTTATATTGCTTGGATCTGCTTCTCCTGAATTGGTTAAGGGAGTTTCTGAAACATTAGCCGGAAGAATTTCTTACAATGAACTATATCCCATAGGGTTAACGGAACTGCCGGAGGAATTAAACTTCGAGCAGCATTGGTTCCGTGGTGGGTTTCCAGAATCTATATTGGCAGAAACCGATTTGTTGAGCAAAGAATGGATTGATGATTTTATTGTAAGTTATGTAGAAAGAGATTTGGCAAAAATGTTTAACGTAGACTTAGCGCCAACTTTGCTAAGAAACTTTTGGAGTATGCTTGCTCATTTGAATGGAAATTTATTTAATGGAGAGTCTTTCGCGAGATCGTTAGGCGTAAGCGCACCTACTGTTAATAAGTATTTAGATTTTTTAGAGGGAGGATTTTTGATCAGACGTTTGCAGCCATGGTTTGTTAATGCAAAAAAGCGTTTGATTAAGTCGCCTAAGACCTATATAAGGGATACGGGGATTCTTCATCGTTTATTAAATATTCCAGGTTATAACGATCTTTTTGGTCACCCGGCTATAGGTGCATCCTGGGAGGGCTATGTAATTGAGCAGATTTATCAGATGAAGGCTAAGCAGACTGACCTTTTTTTTTACAGGACGCAAACCGAAGCAGAATGTGATTTAATCCTGGTTCAAGGCATTACACCAATAGCATGTATTGAAATTAAACTGTCAAATGCTCCAACAGTATCAAAAGGGTTTGTTAGCTGCATAAAGGATCTGGAACCGAAGTATAAATATATCATTACGCCAAAAAGTGAAACTTACCGGATATCAAATGATATAACAGTAATCAACCTGAAAAATTTCTTAGTGAATGTTTTACCTCAAATACAATAA